One stretch of Rhinatrema bivittatum chromosome 8, aRhiBiv1.1, whole genome shotgun sequence DNA includes these proteins:
- the TRPT1 gene encoding tRNA 2'-phosphotransferase 1 isoform X2 translates to MNPAREQHMNSSSEPGAGRRRESKQPGHPRRFQNPDVRLSKALSYALRHGAATLGLQMGTDGFLYLDELLHHPQFRSYTQKDVLHVVETNSKQRFTLQPHPIDGRLQIRANQGHSIQVRDLELVPIEDGPECPTTAVHGTYLRHWPSIRARGLCRMSRTHIHLAPGLPAEHEVISGMRKDCNLAIFINLQKAISGCLLPLE, encoded by the exons ATGAATCCTGCAAGGGAACAGCATATGAATTCTTCCAGTGAGCCTGGAGCTGGGCGAAGAAGAGAAAGCAAACAGCCTGGGCATCCCAGGAGATTCCAG AACCCAGATGTCCGTTTGTCGAAGGCATTGTCTTATGCCCTGCGCCATGGAGCAGCCACCCTTGGCCTTCAGATGGGGACAG ATGGCTTCCTATACCTGGATGAGCTGCTCCACCACCCACAGTTCCGCTCATACACGCAGAAGGATGTCCTGCACGTGGTGGAGACAAATAGCAAGCAGCGGTTCACCCTGCAACCGCACCCTATTGATGGCAGGCTACAAATCCGGGCCAATCAGGGCCATTCTATCCAG GTAAGGGACTTAGAACTGGTTCCAATTGAAGATGGACCAGAGTGTCCAACGACTGCTGTACATGGAACGTACCTGCGCCACTGGCCATCTATCCGAGCCAGAGGCCTGTGCCGCATGTCCCGCACGCACATCCACCTGGCTCCTGGACTGCCAGCGGAACATGAAGTCATCAGTG GAATGCGGAAGGACTGCAACTTGGCCATATTTATAAATCTGCAAAAAGCTATATCTG GATGCCTGCTCCCTCTAGAATGA
- the TRPT1 gene encoding tRNA 2'-phosphotransferase 1 isoform X1 produces the protein MNPAREQHMNSSSEPGAGRRRESKQPGHPRRFQNPDVRLSKALSYALRHGAATLGLQMGTDGFLYLDELLHHPQFRSYTQKDVLHVVETNSKQRFTLQPHPIDGRLQIRANQGHSIQVRDLELVPIEDGPECPTTAVHGTYLRHWPSIRARGLCRMSRTHIHLAPGLPAEHEVISGMRKDCNLAIFINLQKAISDGIKFFWSSNRVILTPGDEEGLLPPKYFQKVLQLKPDRCLLPLE, from the exons ATGAATCCTGCAAGGGAACAGCATATGAATTCTTCCAGTGAGCCTGGAGCTGGGCGAAGAAGAGAAAGCAAACAGCCTGGGCATCCCAGGAGATTCCAG AACCCAGATGTCCGTTTGTCGAAGGCATTGTCTTATGCCCTGCGCCATGGAGCAGCCACCCTTGGCCTTCAGATGGGGACAG ATGGCTTCCTATACCTGGATGAGCTGCTCCACCACCCACAGTTCCGCTCATACACGCAGAAGGATGTCCTGCACGTGGTGGAGACAAATAGCAAGCAGCGGTTCACCCTGCAACCGCACCCTATTGATGGCAGGCTACAAATCCGGGCCAATCAGGGCCATTCTATCCAG GTAAGGGACTTAGAACTGGTTCCAATTGAAGATGGACCAGAGTGTCCAACGACTGCTGTACATGGAACGTACCTGCGCCACTGGCCATCTATCCGAGCCAGAGGCCTGTGCCGCATGTCCCGCACGCACATCCACCTGGCTCCTGGACTGCCAGCGGAACATGAAGTCATCAGTG GAATGCGGAAGGACTGCAACTTGGCCATATTTATAAATCTGCAAAAAGCTATATCTG ACGGAATTAAGTTTTTCTGGTCTAGTAACAGAGTCATCCTCACGCCGGGAGATGAAGAAGGCCTTCTGCCACCAAAATACTTCCAGAAGGTTCTGCAGTTGAAGCCCGACA GATGCCTGCTCCCTCTAGAATGA